The genomic segment TGGTTTTGCTATTTTTGATATTACTGTTGATAAAATGGTTGCTGATAAGGTCTGCTGTTCGTCACATGACCATATTCCAACATTGTAATCTATAACATAtaagtagtgcctactcagcatggctcaaggtccctttccagaaccttcaaactaactgttcctcagtggtggaatgaaattccaacctcaatccggaccacagaatctgtcactattaaaaaaaaaacagctaaagatccacctcttccgtgagcacttaactaacccctaaaatgccaacccacattattaaaaaaaaaaaccaacaacttactctggctcttacatcTCTACGtatgtgcactttgcttctctagaactcaattataaatcttgtattgtagcattacttgtattgttctctgcttgctATATCGCTTTCTTggatttcctcatttgtaagttgctttgtataaaagcatctgctaaatgaataaatgtcaatgtaaataACAGGCCTTTTCGGTGGAGCTGACTAAGAGAATGTGAACTTCTGTTGGTCATTTCATAATAATACACAGAATTTTAGTCAATGAAAAGCTAAACATGGTTTGTTGGTGATAACCAATCTTGTTTATGTGCATCTTTAAGATTAGTGAAAAATATGGATCATTATTTTGAAAATCATCCCTCCCCTCCACTGTAAGTcctatatttacacatttactatAAGTCGTAGTCTCTATATTTCgtgataattaattaataccaCATTCTGAGCAGGGAAAcagtatactgtttaaaatgttgtgGGCTGTTCTAAATCCCAAGTTTGACTAAAtttaaatcaaatgtaaaatataaaactctgttctcatggatatataaaaatgttagcacatttgccttgcaccaccagggttggggattcgattcccacctccgccctgtgtgcgcagagtttgcatgttctccctgtgattcggggtttcctccgggtactctagtttcctcccccagtccaaagacatgcgttgtaggccgatcagcttttccaaattgtcaatagtgtgtgagtgtgtgcacgaTTGTGgagtggattggcaccctgtccagggtgtccccacctcgtgccctgagtcccctggaatagagtccaggctccctgcgaccctgtgtcaGATAActggtacagaagatggatggatggatggtttgtgTCAACAGATTCTCTCTTTCCTGGAAATCTTTCATTGTTTTGAGAAAGCTATGTAAACAGTATCATCAATATTACCAATTCCTTATCACACAATTATGTTAAAACAGTTATTGTTATAAACAAGTAGCATAATTAATCCTTGATTGTAAGCTTTAATTGAATTTTGGGAAATAGTCCAGTCTTTGTACTGAATATTTGCTATATTTGCATGAGTGATTAATGAATCGTCTCTGTCTCAGGCTTTtgttagtgagtgtgtatgcacaAAAGGATGAGCCTGAGCTGGTTCTTGCATGCCATGTTTAACATTTGTTAATCTCCACAATTCATTTTATCACCTTTGCTCCACCATTGGTCATTTGAGCTTATGTCCCTAGGAAGATAATATAAACTGTCCCATGCAAACAGAGAACTTGACTTCCCTCCACATAGCATTGTTACAACACTGTACTTCAATAGCAACACTTCTGTCAACATTGCTTCTTATCTCTGGCAGTGCACAATGGCTAAAAGTGTTAGTGATAGTCCAGTACTAACGGGAAGAGgaaaataatgtatttgaaACATTATGTAGCTTTATATGTAAGATTGCTCTAAATACTCTAAATAAGAGTATTTTCAGCCTTTGACCATGTGGTCATCTTTATAGTGActttcataaatattaataactTACATAAAAGCTCCAAATCCACTGCTATCCCGCACTTGATAAAATGGAtaatgaagataaatgaattaaGTTTAGACACTAAATAGTGAGTGTTATGggttaataattattatatctgAGTTTAGTTTATATTGTCCGTCATACATTCTGCTATACTGCCATCAGGCTGATCCAGTTAAACCTAAACGTGACAGAAAGTGCATTTTGCCCTAATATTTTACCATTTGATTTTCAACCCTAACTTATCCaaaccttttctttttgttttgcagatggTCACAGCTGATGGGgccaaagaaaataaatcagaaagcAGTGTTCAgtgaaagaagagaaggagaccATGCTATGAAGTCCAGCTGTTACGGGCCGCTGCAGGAGCACACCCTTTTTATGACCCATTTGAGCTCATCTTTCTTGTTCAATGATTAATAGCATTTCCAATGTTTAATACCATTGAGGCTGGTGATTCCAGAATTATTGTACGTTCGCTTTGGTCTcctttcaaaaatatttataacaaaGGTTTAACGGCCCGCCATGAAGTGTGATAGAGATGTGAAACCTTAAGCTCAACATGCTTGAGCATCATGGGCACAGGATTTGTGTTTGTGCCTCAATCACAAGCTGAAGATCTAtgaagaagaacattaaggaaTGTATCACAGAACTTCCTGTAGATTTGGattgtaatgttttcttttcatgacAAAATATGACTTGATTTTGGACCTTAGACAGCGCAACTATATCTTGATTATGATATCAAGTCTCATAAAAGGTGAAGAGATGTGTAACGTCTCAGCTTCCTGTAATGTTGATTCAAACATCGATCAGTTCTTTCAGCCAGTACTATACATTATTGTTATCATCCTTGGCTTCCCAACAAACTGTATGGCTCTGTGGGCTGCCTACCTGCAGGTGAAGCAAAAAAATGAGCTGGGTATCTATTTGATCAACCTTTCTGTGGCTGACCTCCTTTATATAGCCACATTGCCACTTTGGATTGATTATTTCCTCCAACACGATAACTGGATCCATGGGCCAGGGGCTTGCAAGCTGTTCGgcttcattttctataccaatATATATGTCAGCATTGCTTTCCTCTGCTGCATTTCTGTGGATCGTTATTTGGCAGTGGCTCATCCACTCAAGTTTGCCAAAGTGCGTCGGGTCAAAACAGCTGTTTTGGTCAGTGCCATAGTCTGGATTATGGAAGTTGTGGCCAACTCGGCACCACTCTTTCACGATGAACTGTTTGCAGCACGCTTCAACCGTACCTTCTGCTTTGAGAAGTATCCTATGCAAGACTGGGTGGCAGGGATGAACCTCTACCGCATCTTTCTGGGCTTCTTGGCTCCCTGGTGCTGCATGTTAGGAGCATACAAAGGAATCCTGAAAGCAGTGCGTGGCAATGTTTCCACTGAGCAGCAAGAGAAAGCTAAGATCAAGAGGCTAGCTCTTAGCCTCATCCTCATAGTGCTTCTTTGTTTTGGACCCTATCATATGCTCCTGCTGTGGCGCAGTGTGCTCTTTCTCATCAACCCCTGTGACTGTCGGGTGGAAGAGTATTTATTTACTGCCTACCACGTAGCCCTCGCTCTCACTAGCCTCAACTGTGTGGCAGATCCAATCCTCTACTGTTTTGTGAATGAAGGAGCTCGCAGCGATGTGAGCCGTGCCCTAGCCACCCTCATGGCAGCCTTTCACCGAGGACAAACCACAGACATGTTAATGGGGGGTTCCATCACTGTAGAAACACCCCTGGCCAGCAACAAACCAGATCTCTACGGAGAGGTCAAAACAAATTCCTATAAAAGTGAAATTGAAACTTTGAAAGAGGAGTGTCTTCAAATGACCAAACTTAGTGTTAAAAAGTGAAGCGATGCAGTATGTATGTAGGCATATGTATGTCAAGAGATCTTCAGGGACCCTGAGCCTCAAGTTTCCTTACAGTTTATGTCAACAATGTTGGCGTTTAAGTAAATTGTTAGTGTAAAACCCAGCTCTTTGAATGTTATACCACATGCCTTGTTTATTAACGTTTGGAAATTGTAATTTACAAATGACAAAGAGTTCCCTTCCAAAAATTATTTAACACCTTACTTACCCCTGCTAACTTATCAATTATAAACACATTCCTTTATTTATAGCTCATGCCACCTTGAAGCTCAAAGAAAGATCATGGCAGAGCTTTAGCTGTAACAAGTGTAAAACTTTTTGCAGTAAATTATTACTTCTTCCACGGTTAGACACAAGTTTTTAAgcattaattatatttttgaaaCAGTTTATACTGCAAACACTAAAATGGTAGTGGCCTTTTGTGAGAAAAAAAGTGATTTATTGTTTCAGACAAAATGCAATTATCTTGAGATGATTCCATCTTAATCTTATCAATGAAATACACTGTAGTATATTCTTAAATCTGAAATTAGAAAATGGAGTCTCATGAAGATATGAATTCATGTTTTCTACCATTTATTCTTTGCTTTGAGACACAACATTTTAGTTTTTGAGTACTCATGTTACATATACACTATACCATTGCTTTGAAAGCatgtaaattatatttatttaatttaaaactacTAATTTAACAATTGTTTCAGTTGTTCAGGTCCTTAGAATCCCCGTCAGTCTGAGAATCATGTGTATATGGTTAGAGTTATAATAAAccttacagttttaaaatgcaaatgatatatgaatattatataacatattATATTTAATCATATATCTCTTCAAATGTTCCTTTTACAAAGTTCCGACCTATCAAACTTTTTGCtctttgagttttttttttttcctaataatTTTAATGAGGTAAAACAGCATTCCAGAGAGGAGAATAAAATGTAtgatctatatacagtatgactgTCACAAGTACCTACATGTAATGCATCAGATGAGTCTTATTCGTTCTCGAGCTAAAAATGGTATTTATTGTGGATAAAGTTATagtgaaaataatattttaagttTTAATGAACAGTGGCAAAGCACTGCTTAACTGATGTTAAAAATTGGGATCAAGGTTTTGAATGTCAAGCTGTTTAgagggattttttattttatttttaattttttttccagaaaaaaagAACGTGTTTGAAGTTTGCAGTAACTGTTTTGAAAACGTGAATATTCCAAAAGCTAAAGCACCTGAGGAAATCAAGAAGTGTTATATTACCAAGGCTGGAGTATGTTAGACATTTGATGTTAATCTACATGTTATGTAGATGTTAAAATACATGTGTCACTCAGTTGTCTATTGTTTGTCTATTTTCAGTGACCCACAGACATTGGTAATGATAATGCATCCAAATAACAGACTTTGCACATGTTTACATTCCTGTTCAGATGAATTCTTGGAACTTTCCACCATAAATCATGAATGTCTTTTAAATCTTAGAGGTTTGCAACTGAACTGGGGGTGCCTGTTATGCCAAAATGGAATAAATTATGTCAGTTCAATCATTTCTTAGTTTGGTTTTGGCTTGACCTTATATGAAAAGGGCAAATAAGAGAGATGGTGCCATAAAGCactgtgtatgtagtgtgtttttcatatttaaatggtGGAAGTTCAGTTAAAATCCATAGCAAAATCCCCAGATttgaataaacacctacagaGTTGATATACTTGAGCAGGAAACAAATACGATCTATGAGAGTAAATACAACACTGGAACTTTTCCTGTGTACTATAGATTATAAATAGCTGCTAATGGGAACattatgtctttattttctgtctccTTATTTAAGGTTTTTAAGCTTGTGCACTCagagcaaaatccccagtgctGAAATAACACCTagagtgtttatttaacactttcagtgttcatttgtgtacaTTTGGACATATATCAGCACTGAAGGTGTTAactcaacactggggattttgctgcaGCACGTCAGAATGGCTCACATCATTATGTGGTATTGATCTGTGCTGATCTTGAGGTGTCACCCTGAAGTAGTGTTTATCTGATCACCATTCTCCATGACACTTCTTCAATTTTCACTATTCATAGCAGTTCAGCCAGATCCAGGCTCTTAATCCATACACTGTGACTCCTGATCCATGTTTTCTTTGACATGGAGATGAGGAAGGTGGCCACCACTTCCCAATATAGTACATGGTAGTGTCAGATGTTAGTCACGGAGGACCACAGCACTGCAGGCTTTACCATTGTATctcatttaacacacctgattcaacacACCTAATGACCAAGGATTCGTGGGCTGAATTTAGTGTGTTAGAAGAAATAAATACTTATCTGTGAAGAGCTGTGGTCATTAGGGACATTCATGTATATGAATAAGTCATGCTAGTGACTGTAAGGGTTTATCATTAACTTTCTGCTCTAAAAATTTACAAATCGCATGTGTGATTTGcataggttttttttattaacaaccTTTTCTTAGTTCGTCATGAAAATGTGTCTAATAATACATCATATTTTTTATCACTGAGCCATAAGTCTTAATATCTGACATAAACAAAAGCCAGTACTAACCAAGATACACCCACGGTGGTTAATCATTAAATGAGATTTACAGAAAGTTGCTACAGCCACCCTAGAATTACCTCTAATTTTACTAAAAGAGAGAAAGCTACGTTTAcagctacatttacatttaaagctAGAGTCACATTTCCAAGAGCTTAATGTTTCCATTCCTCAATACATTTAGAGCTGTAGTCCTAAATCTTCCTAACTGAAGTTTTACTGATGGATTCTGGATTTGAAAATGCATccaattataaaaatatataatggtAGAGTGATTATTAACTTGTATGCTGTTTATTATGATGATCTAAACTACACAAGTCTGTTTTTGGTTTCAGTGGTTTAAATGAATGATGCACTTAGCCAAAGAAAGGTATATAAATCATCCTGACATTTACTCTGGTCTGTTTATATACTCATATAATTCAGATAATACAGGGTATCCatgtgattttttcccccacaatgcAACAGTCAACAGGATGGATCATTTTCCCACATCATtataagaagaaaacaaaaggaataaaaacagtTGATTATATTTTTGAGTTGGACAAGACTGTATGACATAGACGTGCTTATACACACAGCTGTTATGACTCATGTCCTTCTCACTGTATTTGTAATAATGCTGTAATCCGGAGAAAATTAATCACagtgaaaatgttttcttttccttgttTTGCTTCACAAGTCAAGAACCATAAATAGTCTCAGTGCATGCTGAACAATAGCTTAGGTGGTGTTTTGGGAAGCTATGCTGTTACTGTGGTAGACCTTCAGCCTGGATGTGATTGGCTAAACTTGGTCAGCGCTTCCTGTGGAACGATCAGTTTGGTAGCAACATACCACTTTCAGTAAGGAAGTGAAAATGAGCTagctaatatacacacacaataacatatgaatatatattaagTAAGTTAAGTGAGGTGAAGCACTATGCAAGTGACAAGTGTATCTTTTATATTTGTGCTGTAGacactgaatataaataaatatactactgaatataaataatatcCTAAATAATATACTACACATGCATACTCGGAATAAAATGGCAGCAGCACCTTGCAAACCTATTTGTACAAATCAGTAATTATAAAAAATAgtcgtttattttatttatttatttatttgcaaaataTGTGTAATAATGTAGTTAGAAATATTTAATCCTAAAACAATTACGTTCTTCCCCACTATTTACCTACCCCACAATATAGAGGTAAAGGTTAGCCCATGCCATAAACTATACAACAAACTCGTATACTCACTGGCCATATTAATAGAaaaacctgtacacctgcttgtTCTAAaacttaaaatttaaaaatcaaaaattttaaatgacattttatttgtatagtgcttttaacactgaccattgtcacaaaccagctttaaagaaatatataaacataattaaattatacattttaattacaattgaTAAATGTAGCCCtaatatccaatcagccaatcacgtggcagcaacgcattgcataaaatcatgcagatacaggccaagagcttcagttaatgttcacatcaaacttcagtatggggaaaaatgtgatctcagtgactttgacagtTACAGTGACATATGGTTGTTGGTATCAGacaggctgtattttttttctttttttccattctgtccAGAAGGACAGGATATCTTGGCAGATCTGAGCGCAGTGTGTGACATTGTTGAGACAAACATGAGAGACAGGAGACTCCCCTTTATTTCCATTTGATCTTATTTCTCTCTGGAAAAACTTAACAAGATACTTCCTATGAAAATCTTCTCTTTGGCATGGTTATATGgctgtgtttacatgcattAACATACAGTAGCATAGAAAAATGAGAGGAATTGTTGGGGTTCGACACAATCCATTTACTTCTGAGGATTAAGATGGCACCCTAAGAAGATAATCTTTTTCATgggaaaacattttttgaaCTAAAAAGTTCTTATGTTGGAAGTTTGTTATTATACTAGCATTATTAACGGCTTCCTGCTGATATCAGGGATCGTCTGGCTTCCTGCTGGTGTCTGCTGGAGGGCCAGTGTGAGACTTTAGGTCATTGAAATGCTGTGCTCCCGGCTGACTGGCCTTATGTAGGCCTAGTGTGACGAGGGATATCGTTGAATTTCCCATGTTCCTATTTCCTTTTGTGAATAATCTCAGAGTGCTCCGACACTCATGATGAGGCCTCATGCAAGATGAGCGCATACAACAGATTGGGCCAAACTAAGAACAGCCCTTTTATAACATCAATATGTCACATGTCCACGATGGAttaatggttagcacgcttgcctcgcacctccagggctggggggtCGATTCCCGACTCCACCTTCTgcgtgtggagtttgcatgttctccctgtgcttctgggGGTTCCAAcaagtactccagtttcctcccccagtccagagacttCCGTTAGGCTGAatggtgtttccaaattgtctgtattatctgaatgtgtgtgtgattgtgccctgtgatgggatggctgtgccttgtgccccgagctccctgggatagactccagactcCCCTCAACCCTGTGCAGGATAcgcagtgcagaaaatggatgtgtTTAACATTGTTATATTGCATATAACAGTTTCTAACAAGTCTCCCCCCACATTGAATTGTTCATGAATGTACACAAAATGTAAGCTGCTGAACAATATATATCAACtactcatatatacatatggatttttaaaaatgaaccatAAGCAATTTTTTCAACTTTAAACTTATCTGTAAATTGTAAACTTACAATCGGAAATACTAGATATATTttactatattgaaaatattagcACTTGCTATAATGTCATTGTTTTGCAGTGCAGAAGCTCTTTTATCAGTTTATCAGGTACAACTATAGTGCATGCTGGAGATTCACTTTACAGGCatacaattactgactgttacatGGATGCACAATTTGTCAGACCGCATTCATTAGCTATAGTCTCTGATTGTACAGCTGCAGTCtttgaagaattttttttttttttttaaatctagaacccttaacAGGTATTTGTCACGAGAGGTAGGTGAAGACAGGTGCAAATGCAGTTTGAAGTTTTATTAAAGATGctggcaaacaaatccaaaacagtttaaaaaaaatatgctccaaaaaacaggcaaaaggtcagatGATCAACAAACATCAATACTGGGAAAAATCCAAAATTACAAACTCAAAGTAGAGCAAAGTCAAAACTAGATtaacaacacacaaaaataaaggcTTGGCAAATTCAGAAAAGATACAGTACACTAAGCATTACTTTGCAGTGTGAGTGTTGAACTGGAGTCCTTTGGTGCTTCTCAATACCCAAATTGATGCTTCCTCGTTTCCTCGCTTgcaaaattccatcacatcatcaaaggactttttgtttgagattgtggcagatATAAAGGAGCAGGGGAATTTATACGTGCGTCAGGTTTTTTGGCAAGAAACACTTCTGCATAGGATACACCTGTGTGTCCGAGCTCCTCTGGAAGTTTCCTCGTTCCTCATTCAATTAGAGGattgatatgtccttcaagaCGGTTGATGTCGATCAATTTCCGGGTCACGGGCTGGAGGACGGAGGAGCGAGGAAACAAGGAAGCATCAATTTCAGTATTGAGAAGCACCCAAGATATACTGTGCGGAGGTGATTGTGTTCAGTTGTGTGTGATTAGTAATCAGGAGACTGTGAGAGCACCAAAGTCCATAGTTGTTTGACAGCATTGACCTGACCACTCGctcagaaagtttgaccaatgcCACTTGTTCCCACAGTTATTATGTTTCccaaattataaacaaacacatataaCCACAGCAACACTAACAAGGATAAAGCTTTTACTGAAGATGGTCCcatgggatcccagtcctgatgaaCTTCTCAAACTCActgtttcagtatttaaaagGACTCATCCAGAGAGAAGCCTCTAAGCAATGAACTGTTAAAGGGTACTTTCCCCCCAAGcttgttaaataaaaagattcCATGTACACAGCTGACTATTCAGCTATTCATActgaagtattattattagtagtaagtAAATTAGTATGAATCATACTGTAATGACAGTAAA from the Ictalurus furcatus strain D&B chromosome 17, Billie_1.0, whole genome shotgun sequence genome contains:
- the gpr4 gene encoding G-protein coupled receptor 4 yields the protein MTKYDLILDLRQRNYILIMISSLIKGEEMCNVSASCNVDSNIDQFFQPVLYIIVIILGFPTNCMALWAAYLQVKQKNELGIYLINLSVADLLYIATLPLWIDYFLQHDNWIHGPGACKLFGFIFYTNIYVSIAFLCCISVDRYLAVAHPLKFAKVRRVKTAVLVSAIVWIMEVVANSAPLFHDELFAARFNRTFCFEKYPMQDWVAGMNLYRIFLGFLAPWCCMLGAYKGILKAVRGNVSTEQQEKAKIKRLALSLILIVLLCFGPYHMLLLWRSVLFLINPCDCRVEEYLFTAYHVALALTSLNCVADPILYCFVNEGARSDVSRALATLMAAFHRGQTTDMLMGGSITVETPLASNKPDLYGEVKTNSYKSEIETLKEECLQMTKLSVKK